The nucleotide sequence GGATGGCGCCCTTCGCCCCAAGTTTGCGCAATTCTAACATGCGGTTGAAAATCTCAACACGCAACTCAGGCTTGCCCGAGACTGCCGCATGAAAGACACTTGCTAGTGCTGTGATGCTGTTCCAAGCTGTCGCTGGAATCAGATCTGTTATCATTCATATCATGTCTGGGATGCCATTGCGGCTTGCAATCGTTTGGAGGAAGCGGGGATATTTTGGGCAGTTACTAGTTTCGCACATCAAAATCTTCTGTAGTAATAAAATGAGGTTTTGGTGACAGTACAAATACTTCATcttcaacttttttatttgacctttgAGATAAGCTTGATGGAGATAGTTAAGTTGGAGGTTCAGATACTGGCTTCTGGGTTTTGAAATGTTGAAACTGAAGACGAAGCAAGATCAGGGGTATTCGATGAGATTAATTTTTGGCTTTACGTCATTTAGCTGAATAAACTGGGCAAAAATAACAGTCACCGACGTGGTCTTTCGCCAAATTCTTTTTTTACACATGGAGCTCGCTGTTGAAGCGCTACAGCGTGATCAAGATTGCATGAGAGACGAAAAGGTTTCCGCCACCCGCGCGCCTTTCTCTACttctttaatttttcatttcctGTGTAAATGGTCATTTTTAGATATAACGGCCAACTTGCCCAGTGCCCAccatactttgcatatttaaaaTACCCTAGGTatagtacttttttaaaacttcTTACGCtttaatgcccattttcaccaacaatctcttaatctaagtgccacttagaataagggctctcccaattttgacataaataactatggatgagggatacctaaactttggtgaaaacgaaattcttattaagtgttccgtaaatgctcttaggggatctcttaatttaggtatttgttggtgaaaatgggcataaaaCTTACGGAGGTTGCTTACTTACGTAATGTTTACGTAAGCAACAAACTTGTGAAATTGGGGTTATACAAGTTTTCCAAATTATGTTCGCTAGATTACCAAAACGTTTATGACAGTAAGGCCCTCCGCACATGGAGCTACTGAAAACGAACTAATCACAAACTCACATTACTAACGAGTTTTTTGAGCGTCACCGCCCATACATTACCATACAGGTTCGCACACGACGCGACTAGTCAGTAACCAGTTAGTAACGCGTTGGCAACTGATCCCGCGCGACGCGTCGTGCCGGTCGCCGAGCTACTAGGTTACCCGAGTTTCCTGtgttttgatgtgaaaaatgaATGATCTGTTTATCTGATTCACGCAGCTCTCGTGCTGCAACTGACAATCTGCAGTTCACATTATTTTGGATAAATCCAAAATCTGCGTCGATTCCTTCGGCGTctgttattatgataatatagTATAATGACATCGTCATCTTCGCTCGATCCACTCGACATTTTTATTGCTTCCAATATTTCCCCATGCTAGGTTTTTCGCACGTGTTTATTTGGTAGTAGAAATAACAGGAGTGACTGAAACCTTGCAATGTGAGTAGCATCGTGTGCGAAATACAGTTTATAACTagtttgtaattataattactgaTTAATTCCGTCATATTTGAGTAGCTCCATGTGCGGAGGGcctaaatttataaaaatatttttcaagaatACTGACTGGAAATTCTgtcaaaattttgaatttaaaatttagAAGACAAGCTTATTACAAGCCATCAAAAAACGAAATCGCAATAAAAGTCAAACGGAACTGTGAAaatctagtttattttcttgtgaaattttaaaatactattttgcAATATTAAGTTTGAGCATAATTGATGAGAGGCATTAACAATGGCACCgaagtgagtaaaataatatttattcgttagttatatataatataaagacataatataaaaaaagattgcCATTtctcgttgtaattttatatctcGAGAACAATCTCACccaatataaaattttgtagatgttttatgtgaattttgcACAAAATCAGTCGAgcctccgcccctaagacgacccactgaccgagCGGTTTTCTTCATTTATCGTCTActacatttttgtaacaaaatggtggaCTTTATACGTAGCGAAGCACGTGCCACGGGCCACCAGTTATTTCATAAGACTTTTATGGGAAATTAATATCAAATCCATTTCCGGGATTATGCAAGGTGGtccttttacaaaatattcgtaAGTGTCTCACTAAGTCAGTCGCCAGTCTAAGCAattggtatcgggttgccctggtaactggacTGGGTGAAGtaagtcatataggcagtcgctgcttaAGTTTCACTAATGGTTCATGATTTTTAACCGCCCAGCAATAGGAGCCCCGCGCAGGGTTCAGTGTTAATCTTCAGATTATTCTcaaactagcgacccgctccggcttcgcagggggtaacagtatttccccactatttaatgatATTATTGTACattaaaccttcctctttaatcacttatctatttaaaaaaaacgcattaaaatcggttgcgtagttttgaagatttaagcgaaCAAAGagacacggggacagaaaaagcgacttcaTGCGCGAGTCTCAAACGTTGataagtaatagtaatatttgaATGTGAATTAATTTTCAGAAAAGACCCTGGTGACCCGGTACTCACGATCGGAGATAAgctcaaatattttatgatcgGACATTGGCGTGGTGTGGTAGTTATAATTACGCCAATTATTTTGATAGGTTTGCTGGCTCCTTTCCCAAGCacggtaaataaaaaatgttctataagCTTAATTTTCCGATTTTCcttgtatttattgtaaacttATTAATTGAAACTATTTGGATTTTTGCAGAGATACCAGTGGACCGCTTTCACACTGATTATAATGGCTGTGTTTTGGGTATCGGAGTGCATCCCTCTGGCGGTGACATCATTTATACCCGTCGTGATATTCCCATTGGTTGATGTATCGGACACTCGGACCTGTTGCACTGCCTACATGAAtgtgagaaaaaaatacaaacatcctaattgagaacctcctcctttttgggaagtctgtaaaaaaaattataacattcgAAAAACAACATTAGACAATACTTGGTTGAAAAATCCGTCACACTTTCTTTTTTTGGATTCAAACGGAAAACTTTTCGTAGTGAACTATCTGCCCGCAGCGGCTCAGCACAGTGCAATTTAATTTTCTGTTTAGTTTTATGAATAACTTTCTGTCATACTTACAAGAACTGTCACGACCCCGATACATTACGTCACAAAGAGTAATTTTCCAATTTGGagtaatgtatttaatttcacaaataatgtgtttttataCTGGTTAAAAATCAAATTCACTTCAGTAGATCCAAATATTTCTCCCTAGAAAACGTCACTAACTCTGAATTTATACTTTACAATTTATTACACAAATTAGTATACCAAATATAGATTTTCACTCAGACTCGCATTTAAAATGGACTAATGTCAAGGCGCTTTTATTCACATTTCTTTTAGGATTCTGTAATGATGTTTGGTGGCAGTCTGATCCTAGCGTACTCAGTCGAACAATCTGGATTTCATAAACGCTTGGCCTATTACACTGTACGATTGATCGGTTATTCTCACTTTAAGTAAGTAATTCTATTGATGttcaaacataattattagGTTATTAAAAAGTAGATAACGAATAAAAACTTAGTACATAACGAGGCCAGGGTAGGCAAGAAGAACGGAGGGGACGCCATGTAGTTCCTGGGGGACAATAATATGTATTCACAAACATGGAGTCAGAGCATTCTCCATCGACCCTGACCTATAAACTTTATGCTGTTTGTAAGGAAGTTGCATTGCAAAGTTTCCTGGAAAGTCTATAGAAGCGTCAACGTGGCCCGCATTATTGGACGACGATGTGTTACTCGATATCTCGATGACGCCTGGACggattaggattttttttttatatttgtatgatgCGTAGCCGGTGAGTCTACATAATCGTGAAGGGAAAACCACTTCGGCAAGtagcaactaccacgtgtttggccTCATCTCATTCCTATTcagatatttacaacaaaatatgttGTGACCTCCATATTAAACTTTTGGTTAGTCACCGCCGCAGTCCCCATGGTCGAAAGTCGAAAACGTATACCTTTACGTTCATCATAGTGATTAACTATGGTTATAACTATAGTCCATCGTAATGTTTAAATTTCTTTCAGGTTACTTTTCGCTCTGTGTTGCGTGACTACCTTTGCTTCCATGTGGATTACTAACACTGCAGCTACCACCATGATGGTTCCCATAAATTTCGCATTGCTGAAAGTATTTGAGGACGTgagtattattttgaaaacagtaGTTCATATTCGAAATTATCAAAGTAATTTTGCttcttttgtgaaaaataacaaaactccGCCACGGGACGGTCGCCCCTAGAATCTAGAAGATGACGGTGTGATCTTTTgtcatttataattaaagtaataaatattttttggctgGCGATTTTGGCCGATGGCACTTGAAAGGTGTGGTAGATTGAATTTCAGGGTAATTTAATGATACTTAccttatataaaattgttttgttacagCAAAAAGTATTAGTCGTATTTGAAAAGAACGAAGACGGCGAACTCGTCGCTAGCGACTTTACTTCTTGTTACTTTTGTGCGACTACATTTTCAGCAACTGttggtaattattttgattatttataatttgataaTTATATCGTACTAGCGACCCggcccggcttcgcacggaataacagtatttccccactatttaatggatgtttttatacatatcgggtgtgtcgtacctaatcacattaaatcctattacatatactttatgatattctatggggacttgtaaaaaaataacataatctattcagtggtttagccataggagtcatttttcgttttcataatttacaacatcatgcgtaaagcagagataaagttaggagtatcgaatgtgaCCAATTGTCAGCTGGCAGTTTTTAAGGGAGAATTTCcagtttgtaatgactgacttggTGTTCTGCCTCCTTTTACTTGCACGCTTAGCCCTGGCCCGCATGTAGAGgtttttatacttttcttaCAAGAGAAGAATCCTAGAAAACTCAGTATAGTAATTATAAATCTTCCTTTCGGAATTTACAATGGATTGTAAATTCGTGTGTGTCCTTCAAATCTTCCTTTCGGAATTTACAATCCATTGTAAATTCCGAAAGGAAGATTTGAAGgacacaaataaacatatccaaattacaataaaaaaaactaattaagcATAAACAGAAACAACAAAGAATCTGTAGAcaattagaaaaacaaaaattacgctAATTAACATTACCCTGCAACCATTTTGTACACATCGTAGTAGTATACAGCCTTTCAGAAAgttctttttattacattacaataaaGCCTGTCAATTATACTCCTATGTTCTAAATCATTACATAACATATTGCTATTACATGACTACTTGGCCGCTGCACCCACCCAACACTTAACTCCGATCCTCCCTAAGTCTAAATGCAACCATACGTTCATTGTTACACTGCACAATATCAGCACGAGGGAATACGTTTCGATCCCACAGTAGAGCTACTCCTCGGTATGGCCTCCCTCGCACCATTCCTAGCTCCGTGTTCACAGCAGATATACCATGACTTCCGAATTGattgtgaattttatttaacaatccAAGATCGTGGGGAAAAAGCCACGTTTCCTGAAGGGCTATTATGTGATGATTATTACAAAAGTGAGCCTGTAAAGATCTCTTGAATGATCTACAATTATATGAGATAAGCTTGATTTTCGAACAATCCATCTTAGTTTTTATTAAGCTCGGCGTTGGCTGCTGACCTCTTATTACCGGCTTGATTACGTGCCCAGAACTTCCTGGTTGCTATATTCGGGAAACCAGGGAGCGTGGTCCGCCACGCCCGTGGCCAAATTTTTCGCGTTTTTTAAATACTTCAGCAAAACTCTAAAATTCACATTCCTTATAAATTGAAGAGACGCTTTTATTGCTTGATCGTTCATTGCCGGTGGGataatatttaaggtttaggtatataatttcATTCTACCAAGCACCTTATAAACCATAACATATTTTTGTGAGATGTTACATGCttttaataaatacacaaaacttTTTCCAGGTGGAATCGGCACCCTTGTAGGGACAGGGACAAATTTGGTGTTTAAGGGATTATTCGTAGTGTAAGTTATTAGTAGTTATTAGTCTCCCCTGCTCCACTTACCGACCTCAAATCGCCCgtaatttttttcatattttttgtcgtAATGGGTTTCGTCCAGTACGATTTTTATAGTAATAAAACCACTATCTCAACTTATTATGCGAAAGAAAAATCATACtgctaaataaaaattacgacAGGAAGAATGCACTCGAAAGATAAAAACTATttcgaaattaaattagaagATATAAACGTTAAAGTAAccatatttatttcagagcGTACCCGGACGCACCGGAATATTTATCATTCCCAAAGTTTTCTGCATTTGCAATTccgtacttaatatttttagaagCTGCCGTATACTTTTATATGATTGTCCTCTACATGGGATTCTTAAGGTATGCaacttttcattaaaattaaaggaaaTGTTTCAAAATGTATGGAGTGATTTGTGTTAATTGTGAAATCTATGGTttactatgtacatacatacatttacatactgTTAACATTTAGGCTGGATAATACTAAAGATATTGTATATATGAGActaatagtaatattttatgtttaggcCCCACAGTAAAGTCGCCAAAGCTTCCCACATCCCAGTTACCGCCCAAAAAGCAGCAAAAGCCCAAATTGAATCAGACATCAAGAAAATGGGAAAATTAAGATACTGGGAAGCAGTAAGTCTTCTATTTATTAAGTGTTGTATTCTTTAGCCAAGCCacaatacatttttgtattatGATTAAGGGCTCCCAAATCCCACACAAAACTACGAACTACGAACTCATCGAACCGCGAATATTTTCGAACTCGCACGAATGCATCGCAAGAACGGTAGATCTCATTCGCATCGCCCATCCCTGCGATATCACGTCATACTTGGTGACGCCCCTTTTAAGACTTTAttcaatactagcttctgcccgcgacttcgtacgcggatcctgtcccttatgcgccagcgactacggggtcagcaaaatcaaagatctgaatcgtctgatattgaattttaagggcccttgacttgaaaacaacggaatacgtaTTAGAAACGtttcatatatttaatttttgtacttcagactaaacaaaacgctgagaactgaaccgcaatagacgcgaccatagggatagtagtaaaagtagtgattctaattagtccgcatttaagttatgtgtggcaaaaatattacacgtattattaagtaaaaaaacattaaatagatgacaaagtcgtggtgacttagtggaagtcgtggtggtttagtgggtagagaaccaatctctcaagaatgagcgtgcgtctttgattccaggtctggcaagtacctgccaatgcaacttttctaagttcgtatgtaggttcgtatctacttatattttggatacgaatgaccgttatttggaaggcatgttaaactgtaggttccggctgtcattgaacattcttggagtcgttatgggtagtcagaccagtaagtctgaccagttttaccaaggggtgttgggttgagcgggtaaccgagttgtggaggtcagataggcagtcgctccttgtaaaacactggtactcagttgcatcgtgactggaagtcgactctaacataattgggacaaaggctcttgagataataacgacaataataatgagatataagcaccgcaggacatctgaggctgatgacggggagtagctaccccgcggggctatatatactgagttctccagggagagtatactgtcccccatctccggccggtcggagtgaaccatgacgggggtaggtctcacgcctctggcttggcttggccgtccagagtggagtcgctagagcagggttgcccggaggataggtgcctcgtggtaagtgacccacagggagcgcgtaatctgcgtttaaaatccgccgaggtattctcacacttcagccgctcatgtccctgttaccctcttgttgctattcagtgactgattcccgggggcccagtaagtgagctggcgaagtctccacctgcaatttttacatgtatctaatacattgttatcggcaggtgccatagttcccgtagtttccccattcctactccattagcatcccatcacaatagcccaagtagttttcatccacagttagcaatggtatagcacagaaccggggattgtctttttttttaacgacgtccaccggggattgtcctttgggttcatttctatagtgtataaagggataatcgtcggttttgtgtcaccatgcctatttcataacattagtttctatacatttcaagtgtagtattgctcttgaagttccacatcaggtgttccagatcttcgatgtatatacgtcaacagagagtgcttatcagattgaacaacttttgctaaaacgtcacacctctatatgctatagtctagctgggcccctggagttccacatcaggtgttttagatcttcaatttgtataagtcaatagaaagtgcttatcaagttgaacaacttttgctaaaacgtcatacctgtagatggtacagagaagctgggctcttggggttccacatcaggtgttccagatcttaaaatttattatctcagctgaaaatgctcatcacatgaaacaatttttgctatggcaccatttttgtatctcttatagttttgttggtctgttggtgttctgcatcaggtcttcaagtttcgaagataaattatagcctatatgttgaccaggcttgatactgatacaacaaagaaaaaatcattgaaatccgtccagtagttccgaagattagcgtgtacaaacaaacagacatacagacatacagacagaattttttttttggatttgtgctccattactgtttctaaaccccacccaattattatttttttaatatattcaatgtacagacacagtttttttacagatttattatatgtatagactagccgttttcccgcggtttcacccgcgtcccgtggtaactactgcccgtaccgggataaaatatagcctatgttactcgtggataacgtagctttcgaatggtgaaagaattttttaaaacggtccagtagtttttgagcctattcattacaaccaaacaaacaaacaaacaaagttttcctctttagagcgtgtacgctcggcgcgcgatgtcaactttaggtaattcaacgcaaaaaaccacgcagactagcgtcgcggctgtgtgcgtgcctatcatacttcacgtatagtcacacaaaccattttgatcctttcgagtgaaattggtagaacaaaaaatatattatttagtaaatagttaatagcgggaaaatagtgtaagtctatggatgtctaaaatataaaagcatgaaaataagtcgttaatacttacactcttttgcaaaaaaattgggcacctatgaaaaccttggttttgaggactttctgtatattacatacaattttcaacagtactaaatagtcgactgatgattaatgacaatgttaagagtttctgtattttaaccgattccaaaaaaagaaaggaggaggtttcaattagattgttttgtgattgttctcaatttgattgttctcgatttctcaaagacgcctggaccgatttgaaaaattgattgtttatatgaatggtccagtccatccagaccgaaaaattgtggtcaaataacaacaattgccggaaagccaaatattggtgaagagcttgggtttaccattgcaaataaagttttaagttatctatcctatatgcttcaaaagttattcgagatcaaaagtcaaaatttgggtacatccaaaatgaaaaaaaaatatagctcgattgctaacagacatctgcaataagtgatttctagcctaaggagtccgccatattggatttagactcgcgacacattttttttcgagttattcatagcaagccctttcatttgatacccatatcgtaggaatgcattaaaacatttttttctccatcttgggtataccgccatattggatatagaatcatacattgtcattaaaactgaacattcaaacaaaatttcaactcaatcgataaaaaaatatgcttcaaaattgagctttaaataaaatagtaatgtatcaagatttgttggtcgcgcttgaaatgtactctattctcggtatccacggcagaggttattcaccctacgcgatgtgacggagcgacacgtcctctctctgtgaagccttgcggcggtctggtttgagttgactcgcgtgcagcgttttatagtagttttaaataatttataaaaaataaaacgagagattaaattataatataaagtttatgttttaaagaaagagttatattactatagtaaataattgttatattaaattaagtaagatagataggtaaaaaaagcatttgaaattcacaatttttcacattgttaaaatatttttttctgaaagatagagacctgaatcaaaaaatgttttcaactaactataggcaaggggatttcgtctatgagtaaaaaaataaatatgattagatttgccactgttttcacatgaatttaagcttcgaaatagacgctgaacgggaattttataaaacatctgttacgttataggggttttaagtatttaaactacacaaattgaaatttatgttcaattaactatatagacagtgaaattaccttgcgttattaaaaaataacatagttataggataa is from Helicoverpa armigera isolate CAAS_96S chromosome 1, ASM3070526v1, whole genome shotgun sequence and encodes:
- the LOC110374280 gene encoding protein I'm not dead yet; its protein translation is MAPKKDPGDPVLTIGDKLKYFMIGHWRGVVVIITPIILIGLLAPFPSTRYQWTAFTLIIMAVFWVSECIPLAVTSFIPVVIFPLVDVSDTRTCCTAYMNDSVMMFGGSLILAYSVEQSGFHKRLAYYTVRLIGYSHFKLLFALCCVTTFASMWITNTAATTMMVPINFALLKVFEDQKVLVVFEKNEDGELVASDFTSCYFCATTFSATVGGIGTLVGTGTNLVFKGLFVVAYPDAPEYLSFPKFSAFAIPYLIFLEAAVYFYMIVLYMGFLRPHSKVAKASHIPVTAQKAAKAQIESDIKKMGKLRYWEAMVLLLFGGAMIAFFCRSPQLFPGWADIIQDYYKIKDAKFIRDSACAMLVGFLMFLLPRDLSFFNNFTAKFKEDLPKGRTMSVLDWPTLNRTMPFAFSFLLGGGFALSTAARTSGLNAKLGESMQALKDLPNGVVILIIIIVVVLVTNFASNVAVCNVFTPIAMQLAKEINQNPLWYAICSGFAASFCFMIPVGTPGNLIVQSSAKVPTGKMIVAGFGPSVTTIIISWFAIYLWAPVIWPDLYLMPDWITGKTAPPAEIL